A region of Planktomarina temperata RCA23 DNA encodes the following proteins:
- a CDS encoding vWA domain-containing protein, whose amino-acid sequence MFLPFFDHLRAHKLPVSLREFLSFLEAVKAGMATYDMEHFYLLGRSILVKDERNLDKYDRAFAASFEGVEHISPQEMLNQVDLPEEWLRKLAEKTLSEADKAEIEALGGFDKLMETLRKRLEEQKGRHQGGSKWVGTAGTSPFGAYGYNPEGVRIGQAESRHQRTVKVWDKRNFKNLDGDVELGTRNIKVALKRLRKWARDGAQEELDLDTTIRKTAENGYIDVQTRPERRNAVKVLLFLDIGGSMDPHVKMVEELFSAARSEFKHLESYYFHNCLYEGVWRDNARRWDAQIPTEELFRTYGPDYKCIFVGDASMSPYEIAYAGGANEHWNAISGEDWLRRTREQWPNSVWLNPVPEKYWPYTQSIGMIQRIFDNRMAPMTLDGISAGMKLIT is encoded by the coding sequence CCCTGCGGGAATTTTTGAGTTTTTTGGAGGCGGTGAAAGCGGGGATGGCAACCTATGATATGGAGCATTTCTATTTGCTGGGACGGTCCATCTTGGTCAAGGATGAACGCAATCTCGACAAATACGACCGCGCTTTTGCAGCCAGCTTTGAAGGCGTTGAGCACATAAGCCCGCAAGAGATGCTGAACCAAGTGGATTTGCCAGAAGAGTGGCTGCGCAAATTGGCTGAAAAAACCCTCTCCGAAGCCGATAAAGCAGAGATTGAAGCTTTGGGCGGGTTTGACAAGCTCATGGAGACGCTCCGCAAGCGGTTGGAGGAGCAAAAAGGGCGCCACCAGGGCGGCAGCAAATGGGTGGGCACAGCCGGCACGTCGCCTTTTGGCGCCTATGGGTACAATCCAGAAGGCGTGAGAATTGGGCAAGCCGAAAGCCGCCACCAACGAACAGTCAAGGTTTGGGACAAACGCAATTTTAAAAACCTTGATGGCGATGTGGAATTGGGCACGCGCAACATCAAAGTTGCTTTGAAGCGGCTGCGCAAATGGGCCCGCGATGGGGCGCAAGAGGAATTGGATCTCGACACCACCATCCGCAAAACTGCCGAAAACGGCTATATTGATGTCCAAACCAGACCTGAGCGCCGCAATGCGGTAAAGGTCCTTTTGTTTCTTGATATTGGCGGCTCAATGGATCCACATGTCAAAATGGTGGAGGAGCTGTTTTCCGCGGCCCGTTCCGAATTCAAACATCTCGAAAGCTATTACTTTCACAATTGCCTTTATGAAGGGGTCTGGCGCGACAACGCCCGCCGCTGGGACGCCCAAATCCCCACCGAAGAGCTCTTCCGAACCTATGGGCCTGATTACAAGTGCATTTTTGTTGGGGATGCCTCAATGTCTCCCTATGAAATCGCTTATGCAGGCGGTGCAAATGAACATTGGAACGCCATTTCAGGAGAGGATTGGCTGCGCCGCACACGCGAGCAATGGCCCAATTCTGTTTGGCTCAACCCGGTGCCGGAAAAATATTGGCCCTACACACAATCCATCGGCATGATACAACGCATTTTCGACAATCGCATGGCCCCCATGACCCTCGATGGGATATCAGCCGGGATGAAGTTAATAACGTAA
- a CDS encoding M48 family metallopeptidase produces the protein MSVLIPIGLAVVVGLFTYLMSASQTKRTLAAQSNPLRNPALEAHFAKLAHALDLKRLHVNVYEIDPINGLAAPDGQIYITRGFLKKFLSGEVTAAEISSVIAHELGHVALGHTKRRMIDFSGQNAVRTALAVTLNRFIPFVGPWIANMAVNMIAAGMSRKDEFEADAYATALMIKAGLGAAPQKSLFAKLDQLTGNGGATPAWFLSHPKTKDRIKAIEANEKRWTGTAS, from the coding sequence ATGTCAGTCTTGATCCCCATAGGTCTGGCCGTGGTTGTGGGTCTATTCACCTACCTCATGTCGGCAAGCCAAACCAAACGCACATTGGCCGCCCAGTCCAACCCCCTGCGCAATCCGGCGCTCGAAGCACATTTCGCAAAGCTTGCCCATGCGCTGGACCTCAAACGCTTGCATGTGAACGTCTATGAAATCGATCCAATCAACGGATTGGCCGCCCCCGATGGGCAAATCTACATCACCCGAGGTTTTTTGAAAAAATTTCTATCTGGCGAAGTGACGGCCGCAGAAATCAGCTCCGTGATTGCCCATGAGCTGGGCCATGTGGCCCTTGGCCATACCAAGCGGCGCATGATTGATTTTTCGGGACAAAATGCCGTGCGCACGGCGCTTGCGGTGACCCTCAACCGCTTTATTCCCTTTGTTGGCCCTTGGATCGCGAATATGGCCGTGAACATGATTGCCGCTGGGATGTCGCGCAAAGATGAGTTTGAGGCCGATGCCTATGCCACTGCCTTGATGATCAAAGCGGGGCTTGGAGCGGCTCCTCAAAAAAGCCTGTTCGCGAAGCTGGATCAATTGACAGGCAATGGTGGTGCGACGCCGGCTTGGTTTTTAAGCCATCCCAAAACCAAAGATCGCATCAAAGCCATTGAAGCCAACGAAAAACGCTGGACTGGAACGGCCTCATAG
- a CDS encoding PIN domain-containing protein, protein MRVVFDTCVLVPSFLRAVLLSCARAGYIEPLATPRILEEWRRAAKTPLQRLEAENAVRQFLDDFPEAIRPDPVDLRPFWLPDPGDVHILALAAVHHADTIITHNKKDFPQAELNTYGITQIDPDAQLLQLYKLHGTALMDQLRPVLAEVQSAHPQIPALELWRKAWLPQFGRKFDRL, encoded by the coding sequence ATGCGGGTTGTATTTGATACCTGCGTTTTGGTCCCCAGCTTTTTGCGGGCGGTATTGCTGAGCTGCGCGCGTGCGGGATATATTGAGCCGCTGGCGACACCGCGTATTTTAGAGGAATGGCGCCGGGCGGCCAAAACACCGCTCCAAAGACTTGAAGCTGAAAATGCGGTCCGGCAATTTTTGGATGATTTTCCAGAGGCCATACGCCCAGATCCTGTGGATCTTCGGCCTTTTTGGCTGCCAGATCCCGGAGATGTGCATATTTTGGCCCTGGCGGCCGTGCATCACGCGGATACGATTATCACCCATAACAAAAAAGACTTCCCGCAAGCGGAGTTGAACACCTACGGCATTACCCAGATTGATCCCGATGCCCAGCTCTTGCAGCTCTATAAGCTTCATGGGACCGCATTGATGGATCAGTTGCGCCCAGTCCTCGCTGAGGTTCAGTCCGCCCATCCGCAGATACCGGCGCTGGAGCTCTGGCGCAAAGCCTGGTTGCCGCAATTTGGCCGCAAATTCGATCGGCTATGA
- a CDS encoding RSP_2647 family RNA methyltransferase translates to MHSDHPVIRLKPKTNAQRLRHGFPWVYDNELVTDRRTKAIAPGSLAILQDHGQNTLGLFAVNPNSKIFARKISDDLDCAVDQPWFAQKIAKALALREALYSQPYYRLIHAEADQLPGLIIDRFSDLLVIQPNAAWVDQRLPALVAALSDILKPSSIVVNGAGRARVLEGLDDARYMALGEMPSDAIEVAMNGAVYFADVAEGQKTGIFYDQRPNHKFVQDLAQGKSVLDVFSHVGGFGLAAMANGAANVTCVDGSQPALTLASRGALATRAETPFEAIKGDAFDVMGALAGQGKTYELVICDPPAFAPQKAAREAGLRAYERVARLASALVAEGGYLTLCSCSNAADIERFRAASIRGIGRAGRQAQLIYTGGAGPDHPHHMALAESSYLKTLVFRMQ, encoded by the coding sequence ATGCACAGTGACCATCCGGTGATCCGATTAAAGCCTAAAACCAACGCTCAACGTCTGCGGCATGGGTTTCCGTGGGTCTATGACAATGAGTTGGTCACCGACCGCCGCACCAAGGCCATCGCGCCGGGCAGTCTGGCAATCCTACAAGATCATGGGCAAAACACACTTGGGCTGTTTGCGGTCAATCCAAATTCTAAAATTTTCGCCCGCAAAATCTCCGATGATTTGGACTGCGCGGTGGATCAGCCATGGTTTGCTCAGAAGATCGCGAAAGCCCTCGCGCTGCGCGAGGCGCTGTATAGCCAGCCCTATTATCGTTTGATACACGCAGAGGCCGATCAGCTGCCCGGGCTGATCATTGACCGTTTTTCTGATCTTTTGGTTATCCAACCGAATGCCGCTTGGGTTGACCAGCGCCTGCCGGCCTTGGTCGCAGCTTTGAGCGATATATTGAAACCGAGTTCCATTGTCGTGAATGGCGCGGGTCGGGCGCGAGTGCTGGAAGGCTTGGATGATGCACGCTATATGGCCTTGGGCGAGATGCCCTCTGACGCGATAGAAGTGGCCATGAATGGCGCGGTGTATTTTGCTGATGTGGCAGAGGGTCAGAAAACCGGGATTTTCTATGACCAGCGACCGAACCACAAATTTGTGCAGGATTTAGCCCAGGGCAAATCTGTTTTGGACGTCTTTTCCCATGTGGGTGGTTTTGGTTTGGCGGCCATGGCCAATGGTGCGGCCAATGTCACTTGTGTGGATGGCTCGCAACCGGCTTTAACTTTGGCCAGCCGTGGTGCTTTGGCCACGCGGGCTGAAACACCCTTTGAAGCGATCAAGGGCGATGCGTTTGATGTGATGGGGGCGCTGGCGGGACAGGGCAAAACCTATGAGCTTGTGATTTGTGACCCTCCGGCCTTCGCCCCGCAAAAAGCCGCGCGTGAGGCAGGTTTGCGGGCCTATGAGCGCGTGGCGCGTCTGGCCAGTGCTTTGGTGGCAGAGGGCGGCTATTTGACCCTATGCTCTTGCTCAAATGCGGCGGATATCGAACGTTTTCGTGCCGCCTCCATCCGTGGGATTGGCCGGGCTGGGCGGCAGGCGCAGTTGATTTATACCGGCGGCGCGGGTCCCGATCATCCCCATCACATGGCGCTGGCCGAATCGAGCTATCTTAAAACGCTCGTGTTTCGTATGCAGTGA
- the edd gene encoding phosphogluconate dehydratase, which yields MPLHPKLADVTQKIVDRSKDSRAAYLAKIARAAKDGPRRAHLSCGNQAHAYAAMGDDKTTLLQERAPNIGIITAYNDMLSAHQPFETYPEQIKEAARALGATAQVAAGVPAMCDGVTQGQPGMELSLFSRDTIALAAAIGLSHNTFDAAVFLGVCDKIVPGLVIAAATFGHLPSVFLPAGPMPSGISNDEKTEVRKRFADGLCERDELMAAEMASYHGPGTCTFYGTANSNQMLMEFMGLHLPGASFVPPASDLRGALTAQGTAQVLANTALGGNFIPTAEILDETAWVNGIVGLMATGGSTNLVLHIPAMARAAGVILEPQDFAEISQIVPLLAKVYPNGLADVNHFHAAGGLPYLIDQLLNAGLLHEDVMTIMGPGLHNFTRQAVLTEGTVGYAPAPKQSLNDKILRPVSDPFQASGGLQNLTGNLGSAVVKISAVAEERRFIEAPAAVFHSQDAVKKAFQSGALNRDVIVVVRYQGPSANGMPELHNLTPFLAILQDRGHQVALITDGRMSGASGKVPAAIHLSPEAADGGPIAQIEDGDMLRLDAVAGRLETLAENWQERIPAKPDLCDNEIGMGRELFSVFRRTAGAASQGAGVVI from the coding sequence ATGCCCCTGCATCCGAAACTGGCAGACGTTACGCAAAAGATTGTTGATCGCTCGAAAGACAGCCGCGCCGCCTATCTGGCCAAAATAGCGCGTGCCGCCAAAGACGGGCCCCGCCGTGCACATCTCAGCTGTGGCAACCAAGCCCATGCCTATGCGGCAATGGGCGATGATAAAACAACGCTTCTACAAGAGCGTGCGCCAAATATCGGGATCATCACCGCCTATAACGACATGCTGTCCGCACATCAGCCCTTTGAGACCTATCCCGAGCAAATCAAAGAGGCGGCCCGCGCGCTTGGTGCCACCGCGCAGGTGGCCGCCGGGGTGCCGGCCATGTGTGATGGGGTCACACAGGGGCAACCTGGCATGGAGCTCAGCCTGTTTTCACGCGATACAATTGCACTGGCCGCCGCCATTGGCCTGTCGCACAATACTTTTGACGCGGCGGTTTTCTTGGGCGTTTGTGATAAGATCGTTCCTGGCTTGGTGATCGCGGCGGCCACCTTTGGGCATCTGCCCTCCGTCTTTCTGCCAGCAGGCCCCATGCCATCGGGCATTAGCAACGACGAGAAGACTGAAGTGCGCAAACGTTTTGCCGACGGGCTGTGCGAGCGAGATGAGCTCATGGCCGCAGAAATGGCCAGCTATCACGGGCCGGGCACCTGTACCTTCTACGGCACGGCCAATTCAAATCAAATGCTGATGGAATTTATGGGGCTGCACCTGCCCGGCGCCAGCTTCGTTCCCCCTGCAAGTGATCTGCGCGGCGCGCTCACCGCGCAGGGCACGGCGCAGGTCTTGGCCAACACCGCCCTTGGCGGCAACTTCATCCCAACCGCAGAAATTCTGGACGAAACAGCTTGGGTTAACGGCATTGTTGGCCTGATGGCCACGGGGGGCTCGACCAATCTCGTGCTGCATATCCCTGCCATGGCCCGCGCCGCTGGGGTGATCTTAGAGCCACAGGATTTCGCCGAAATTTCGCAGATCGTGCCGCTCTTGGCCAAGGTCTATCCCAATGGGCTTGCGGATGTGAACCACTTCCATGCAGCCGGGGGCCTGCCCTATTTAATCGATCAGCTGTTAAACGCTGGACTGTTGCATGAAGATGTCATGACCATCATGGGTCCAGGCCTGCATAATTTTACCCGCCAAGCAGTTCTGACCGAGGGCACAGTGGGCTATGCCCCAGCACCAAAACAGAGTCTCAACGACAAAATATTGCGGCCCGTCAGCGATCCGTTCCAAGCCAGTGGCGGCTTGCAAAACCTAACGGGAAATCTTGGCAGCGCCGTGGTGAAAATCTCGGCTGTGGCCGAAGAGCGGCGCTTTATCGAAGCGCCAGCTGCGGTCTTCCATAGTCAAGATGCTGTGAAAAAAGCGTTCCAATCTGGAGCCTTGAACCGCGATGTTATTGTCGTTGTCCGCTACCAAGGCCCCTCAGCCAATGGCATGCCAGAACTGCACAATCTCACGCCCTTCCTGGCCATCTTGCAAGACCGGGGACATCAGGTCGCCTTGATCACAGATGGGCGCATGTCGGGTGCTTCGGGCAAGGTTCCTGCGGCCATTCACCTGTCGCCGGAGGCTGCCGATGGCGGACCGATTGCCCAGATTGAAGATGGCGATATGCTGCGCTTGGACGCTGTTGCGGGGCGACTGGAGACATTGGCTGAGAATTGGCAGGAGCGCATCCCGGCCAAACCAGACCTCTGCGACAATGAAATTGGCATGGGACGCGAATTGTTCTCTGTCTTCCGGCGCACAGCCGGCGCAGCGTCGCAAGGCGCCGGCGTTGTAATTTAG
- the eda gene encoding bifunctional 4-hydroxy-2-oxoglutarate aldolase/2-dehydro-3-deoxy-phosphogluconate aldolase — MTHTDMIAKVCTAAPVIPVLTIDRVEDAQPLARALVAGGLPALEITLRTAAAMEAIAAVSEVEGAMAGVGTLLTAAQIRDAKSAGATFGVSPGATHSLIEAAREYDLPLLPGAATATEAMRLLEQGFVFQKFFPAEAAGGAPALGSMVGPLPQITFCPTGGVTPENAKTYLALPNTRCVGGSWIAPKALIDAGDWDQITQIARRAADLLA; from the coding sequence ATGACACATACAGATATGATCGCAAAAGTTTGCACCGCCGCCCCAGTTATTCCGGTTTTGACCATTGACCGGGTCGAAGATGCCCAGCCCCTGGCCCGCGCCCTTGTGGCGGGAGGTCTACCTGCTTTGGAAATCACGCTGCGCACGGCGGCGGCGATGGAGGCTATTGCCGCCGTTTCCGAAGTTGAGGGCGCCATGGCCGGGGTCGGCACCCTGCTTACCGCCGCGCAAATCCGGGATGCAAAATCCGCTGGGGCCACCTTTGGCGTCTCGCCCGGCGCGACGCATAGTCTGATTGAAGCTGCGCGAGAGTATGACTTGCCGCTTTTGCCCGGAGCGGCCACCGCAACGGAAGCCATGCGGCTCTTGGAGCAAGGTTTTGTTTTTCAGAAGTTCTTCCCCGCCGAAGCCGCTGGCGGCGCACCGGCCCTTGGATCCATGGTCGGACCTTTGCCGCAAATCACCTTTTGCCCCACAGGCGGAGTGACACCGGAAAATGCAAAAACCTATCTCGCCCTGCCCAATACGCGCTGTGTGGGGGGCAGCTGGATTGCGCCGAAAGCGCTGATCGACGCAGGAGATTGGGATCAAATTACACAGATTGCCCGTCGCGCCGCTGACCTTCTGGCGTGA
- a CDS encoding DUF294 nucleotidyltransferase-like domain-containing protein, giving the protein MTLIESIQRSPMAFETARGQALAADWGASGALAEVLTGIGGCSPYLCDLLRQEQDWLAEAVTLAAPLQNVLPADITSHIGPELRRAKRRVAGFLAMAEVTGAYSLAQSTQALTEFADQAVALAFEAALAPYQASGKLLEETGLFVIAMGKMGAGELNYSSDIDLVVMFDDREMDHFEAATRRQVLVRVTRAATKLLNDITEHGYVFRTDLRLRPDPSVTPICVAMSSALDYYESLGRTWERAAFIKARVCAGDREAGAAFLDQMVPFVWRRYLDFAAIEEAHALRLKIRTKTGARGAISVPGHDVKLGRGGIREIEFFTQTRQLISGGRDADLRSCQTVAALDQLAAKDWISEAIRNQLQRSYRVLRHTEHAIQMIRDAQTQSVPTSDEGIGRVAGLLGLSASEFLTQTGAHLNAVHAITESFFAPAPATAPEVALEDHHEITQHWPSYAAMRSERATALFDMLRPEILARLQKAPDPKEALIHFDNFLRGLPAGIQVFSLFAANPKLVELLTDIVVSAPALAQYLGRNSGVLDAVLSGEFFAPWPGTEALAAQLTEKLAVATDYEAGLDLARIWTKEWHFRIGVHLLEGLIAPRDAASHYAQLAEAVLTAVFDFVHQNFALKYGHIPDSDCAILAMGSLGAGQLNSQSDLDMILIFDADVNAQSDGAKPLSCRQYFSRLTQALITALTAPTAHGRLYEVDMRLRPSGRAGPVATSLAGFESYQRAEAWTWEHLALTRGRVITGSAVFREAVERLRQQILDEKADWARILTGLRDMRARLAEGKPQSGFWDLKRGSGGLQDIELVAQGMALMQSCREGATAAQLHFAQRGQAPVAADFACLARSHDWLSELRLLHHLICGTDVQSEAFAEGGLARLRRIMKMGPEVDLKQMITEHRGQCAEVIDQILGQSEGQGNES; this is encoded by the coding sequence ATGACACTTATCGAGTCAATCCAGCGCAGTCCCATGGCATTCGAAACGGCCCGCGGCCAAGCTCTTGCGGCCGACTGGGGCGCAAGTGGTGCCTTGGCGGAGGTTTTGACGGGTATCGGCGGGTGTAGCCCTTACCTTTGCGACCTGCTGCGCCAAGAGCAAGACTGGCTGGCTGAGGCCGTGACATTGGCGGCACCGCTCCAAAATGTTTTGCCCGCAGACATCACAAGCCATATCGGCCCAGAGCTGCGGCGGGCCAAGCGGCGGGTCGCGGGCTTCTTGGCCATGGCGGAAGTCACTGGCGCCTACTCATTGGCGCAATCGACCCAGGCCCTGACGGAGTTTGCCGACCAGGCCGTGGCCTTGGCCTTTGAGGCGGCTCTGGCGCCCTATCAAGCCTCGGGCAAGCTGCTGGAAGAAACCGGCTTATTTGTTATTGCTATGGGCAAAATGGGGGCGGGAGAGCTCAATTATTCTTCAGATATTGATCTCGTGGTGATGTTTGATGACCGCGAAATGGATCATTTTGAAGCCGCAACGCGGCGCCAAGTTTTGGTGCGGGTCACCCGCGCGGCAACCAAACTGCTCAATGACATTACCGAGCATGGCTATGTTTTTCGCACCGATCTCCGCCTGAGACCTGATCCATCAGTGACGCCGATTTGCGTCGCAATGAGCTCGGCGCTGGACTATTATGAGAGTCTGGGCCGCACATGGGAGCGGGCGGCTTTTATTAAAGCACGGGTCTGTGCTGGTGACCGCGAGGCTGGCGCGGCGTTCCTGGATCAGATGGTGCCCTTTGTATGGCGCCGCTATCTTGATTTCGCCGCGATTGAGGAAGCCCATGCGCTGCGCTTGAAAATTCGCACCAAGACCGGCGCAAGAGGTGCAATCAGCGTGCCCGGCCATGACGTGAAACTGGGCCGGGGCGGCATTCGTGAGATCGAATTTTTCACCCAAACACGACAGCTCATATCAGGTGGTCGCGACGCGGATTTGCGATCATGCCAAACTGTGGCGGCATTGGATCAACTGGCGGCCAAAGACTGGATCTCCGAGGCGATCAGGAACCAGTTGCAGCGCAGTTATAGGGTTTTGCGGCATACCGAGCACGCCATCCAAATGATCCGCGACGCGCAAACGCAAAGCGTGCCCACATCAGATGAGGGGATTGGACGTGTCGCAGGGTTGTTGGGCTTGTCTGCATCTGAGTTTCTCACCCAAACAGGGGCCCATTTGAATGCGGTCCATGCGATAACGGAGTCGTTCTTTGCGCCAGCGCCGGCCACTGCGCCCGAGGTTGCCTTAGAGGACCACCATGAGATCACCCAGCATTGGCCGAGCTATGCGGCCATGCGCTCGGAGCGGGCGACCGCATTATTTGATATGCTGCGCCCTGAGATCCTGGCACGATTGCAAAAGGCCCCAGATCCCAAGGAAGCCTTGATCCATTTTGATAATTTTTTGCGGGGCTTGCCGGCAGGTATTCAAGTGTTTTCGCTCTTTGCAGCCAATCCAAAACTGGTTGAGCTTTTGACGGATATAGTGGTGAGTGCCCCGGCTCTGGCGCAATATTTGGGTCGCAATTCTGGGGTGTTGGATGCGGTGCTCAGCGGTGAGTTTTTTGCGCCTTGGCCGGGGACCGAGGCTCTGGCGGCGCAGCTGACTGAGAAGCTGGCGGTGGCAACAGATTATGAAGCCGGTCTGGATTTGGCCCGCATTTGGACCAAAGAGTGGCATTTCCGCATTGGCGTGCATTTGCTGGAGGGTCTCATCGCCCCCCGAGACGCTGCAAGCCATTATGCGCAGTTGGCGGAGGCGGTTTTGACGGCGGTCTTTGACTTTGTGCATCAAAATTTTGCACTTAAATATGGCCATATTCCTGACTCCGATTGTGCCATCCTGGCCATGGGCTCGCTTGGCGCCGGGCAGTTGAATTCTCAATCGGATCTCGACATGATTTTGATTTTCGATGCGGATGTGAATGCGCAGTCAGACGGCGCGAAACCTCTGTCCTGCCGCCAATATTTTTCGCGATTGACCCAAGCGCTCATCACTGCTCTGACGGCTCCAACGGCGCATGGGCGGCTCTATGAGGTGGACATGCGCCTGCGCCCTTCGGGCCGCGCCGGGCCTGTGGCGACCTCGCTTGCAGGGTTTGAGAGCTACCAGCGGGCGGAGGCTTGGACCTGGGAGCATTTGGCACTCACCCGCGGCCGCGTCATCACCGGCAGCGCCGTATTTCGTGAGGCTGTTGAGCGATTGCGTCAGCAAATCTTAGATGAAAAGGCGGATTGGGCCCGTATTTTAACGGGGCTACGGGATATGCGCGCCCGCCTGGCCGAGGGAAAGCCGCAATCGGGGTTTTGGGATCTCAAGCGCGGGTCTGGTGGGTTGCAAGACATCGAGTTGGTGGCTCAGGGCATGGCTTTGATGCAAAGCTGTCGAGAGGGGGCGACCGCGGCACAATTGCACTTTGCGCAACGCGGGCAGGCCCCTGTGGCGGCCGATTTTGCCTGTTTGGCGCGATCACACGATTGGCTGTCGGAATTACGCCTTCTGCATCATCTGATCTGTGGCACCGATGTGCAATCCGAGGCCTTTGCCGAAGGTGGCCTTGCCCGGTTGCGCCGGATCATGAAGATGGGACCTGAGGTGGATTTAAAACAGATGATCACCGAACACCGCGGGCAATGTGCAGAGGTGATCGACCAGATATTGGGACAGAGTGAAGGGCAGGGGAATGAAAGTTGA
- a CDS encoding YbaK/EbsC family protein, with amino-acid sequence MSKSLKRVKSALFTADPTLEVIETGQATTAKAAAESLGCAVDQIAKSILFEGTVSGQLYLFVTAGTRRVDLERAALLAGEPLGKADAVRIRATTGFAIGGVSPVGHLTEISTFFDETLLTYQIIYAAAGTPIHVFGCAPQQMARLCQGRISAFSQKM; translated from the coding sequence ATGAGTAAAAGCCTGAAACGGGTAAAATCTGCACTCTTTACCGCCGATCCGACCCTAGAGGTTATCGAAACAGGTCAGGCCACCACCGCCAAAGCCGCCGCAGAGAGCCTGGGCTGTGCGGTGGATCAGATTGCGAAATCTATCCTCTTTGAAGGAACGGTGAGCGGCCAGCTTTATCTGTTTGTAACGGCCGGAACGCGGCGCGTAGATCTGGAACGGGCGGCGCTTTTGGCCGGTGAGCCATTGGGCAAGGCTGATGCTGTGCGAATCCGCGCCACGACCGGATTTGCCATCGGCGGGGTGAGCCCTGTCGGGCATCTAACCGAGATATCAACATTTTTTGATGAAACGCTGCTCACCTATCAAATAATCTATGCGGCCGCGGGCACGCCCATCCATGTGTTTGGCTGCGCCCCCCAGCAGATGGCCAGACTGTGTCAGGGGCGGATTTCCGCCTTTAGCCAAAAAATGTAA
- a CDS encoding DUF2852 domain-containing protein has product MTTLAPEATHPSSKDGWFSACENWMDRRGKGAWIAAMILGFIFFWPLGLALLFYMIWSDRMFSKSHSCSRSKSFYRRDASSGNAAFDAYKADTLRRLEEEQQQFEAFMDRLRAAKDQSEFDEFMKDRNRKTEDGPAQAEA; this is encoded by the coding sequence ATGACCACCCTCGCCCCAGAAGCCACGCACCCCTCGTCAAAAGACGGATGGTTTTCGGCTTGTGAAAACTGGATGGACCGCAGAGGCAAAGGCGCCTGGATCGCCGCTATGATCCTTGGGTTCATCTTCTTTTGGCCCCTGGGTCTCGCCCTTCTGTTTTATATGATCTGGAGCGATCGCATGTTTTCAAAATCTCACTCTTGTTCACGCTCAAAATCATTTTACCGACGCGATGCCTCGAGCGGCAATGCGGCATTTGATGCCTATAAGGCTGACACGCTGCGCCGGCTTGAGGAAGAGCAACAGCAATTTGAAGCCTTCATGGACCGTCTACGTGCGGCAAAGGACCAATCAGAATTTGACGAATTTATGAAAGACCGGAACCGCAAGACAGAAGACGGCCCTGCACAGGCTGAGGCCTAA
- a CDS encoding RDD family protein — translation MVGFFYRFLGLTIHSSTMGMRITGIEFRQRHDRPLDGLYALLHTAGTMIAYATSLQIVSVILMLITSSKQGLVDLILATVVVNRAARRASN, via the coding sequence ATTGTCGGATTTTTCTATCGCTTCCTTGGCCTGACTATTCATTCGTCAACCATGGGCATGCGGATAACTGGCATCGAATTTCGTCAACGCCACGATCGCCCCCTCGATGGGCTTTATGCGCTGCTGCATACCGCGGGCACAATGATCGCCTATGCCACCAGCTTGCAAATCGTTTCGGTGATCTTAATGCTCATCACCTCCAGCAAACAGGGTTTGGTGGATCTCATTTTGGCCACGGTGGTCGTTAATCGTGCGGCGCGCCGGGCGTCAAACTAG